One stretch of Bacteroidota bacterium DNA includes these proteins:
- a CDS encoding RsmD family RNA methyltransferase, translated as MRIISGKFKGRRIIPPNNLPVRPTTDQAKEALFNILSNSFDFENGKVLDLFAGTGGISLEFASRGCPDVTSVELHFKCSQFIKTMSSALDIRSIRVIRTDVFRYIKSSKGKFDLIFADPPYDLAGLETIPEKVFKAAILNEGGILILEHPKGFDFTGHPCFTDMRRYGHVNFSFFMKSSTTNTDH; from the coding sequence GTGCGAATTATAAGCGGAAAATTCAAAGGGCGCAGGATCATCCCTCCAAACAATCTTCCTGTTCGTCCTACAACTGATCAGGCTAAGGAGGCTCTGTTCAATATCCTGTCGAATTCGTTCGACTTTGAAAACGGTAAGGTGCTCGATCTGTTTGCCGGTACAGGCGGCATATCGCTGGAATTTGCCTCCCGTGGATGCCCTGATGTCACCTCGGTGGAACTCCATTTCAAATGTTCCCAATTCATTAAAACTATGTCATCGGCTTTGGATATCAGGAGCATCAGAGTGATCAGAACAGATGTGTTCCGGTATATAAAATCGTCGAAGGGAAAATTCGATCTTATTTTTGCCGATCCTCCCTATGACCTGGCAGGGCTGGAAACCATTCCAGAAAAAGTTTTTAAAGCCGCCATTCTGAATGAAGGCGGCATATTGATACTTGAACATCCCAAAGGCTTTGACTTTACAGGACACCCTTGTTTTACGGATATGCGCCGCTATGGGCATGTAAACTTCTCATTTTTTATGAAAAGCTCAACCACAAATACTGATCATTGA
- a CDS encoding SPFH domain-containing protein: protein METITGKEKLYSPMSGYTGLIFTLVLIIAPVVGIILFKLVWLVAILVLGLFCLGGFMVINPNESSVLVLFGKYVGTVKKNGFFWVNPFFVKKKISLRARNLNSDPIKVNDKIGNPIMIGIVLVWRVDNTFKAAFAVDDYSHFVDIQSEAAIRKLAGHYPYDNFDDQMTEITLRSGGEDVNKVLEEELTERLSIAGIDVMESRISYLAYSAEIASAMLRRQQATAIIAARTKIVEGAVSMVEMALEQLSTKKLIDLDQDQKAAMVSNLMVVLCSEHEVSPVINTGTLHQ, encoded by the coding sequence ATGGAAACTATTACAGGTAAGGAAAAACTTTATTCGCCTATGTCAGGCTACACTGGCCTTATTTTCACTCTGGTATTGATTATCGCTCCTGTGGTTGGTATAATTCTTTTTAAGCTGGTATGGCTCGTTGCTATCCTGGTATTAGGTTTATTTTGTTTGGGTGGCTTTATGGTAATCAATCCAAACGAATCATCTGTGCTTGTTCTTTTCGGGAAGTACGTGGGAACAGTGAAAAAGAATGGCTTTTTCTGGGTCAATCCGTTTTTCGTCAAGAAAAAGATCTCTTTAAGGGCGCGCAACCTCAACAGCGATCCTATCAAGGTCAATGACAAGATCGGTAATCCGATCATGATCGGTATTGTGCTGGTATGGCGTGTGGATAATACGTTTAAGGCAGCCTTTGCCGTGGATGATTACTCTCATTTTGTTGATATACAAAGTGAGGCGGCTATCAGGAAATTGGCCGGTCATTATCCTTACGATAACTTTGATGACCAGATGACAGAGATCACGCTGCGTTCGGGCGGCGAAGATGTGAACAAGGTTCTCGAGGAAGAATTGACCGAAAGGTTATCCATTGCGGGTATTGATGTGATGGAGTCCAGGATCAGTTATCTGGCCTATTCTGCCGAGATTGCCAGCGCCATGTTAAGACGGCAGCAGGCCACAGCCATAATTGCTGCGCGGACAAAAATCGTGGAAGGAGCGGTAAGTATGGTTGAGATGGCTCTGGAACAACTCTCAACGAAAAAACTGATAGATCTTGACCAAGACCAGAAGGCCGCGATGGTCAGCAACCTGATGGTCGTGCTCTGCTCCGAACATGAAGTCAGCCCTGTCATCAATACCGGCACATTACATCAATAG
- a CDS encoding DUF2007 domain-containing protein, whose amino-acid sequence MDPGWIKIFSSNHLWQVEIKKSILNDEGISSVIVNKKDSAYLFGEYELYVSVEDAFMAKQYISKTESE is encoded by the coding sequence ATGGACCCTGGCTGGATTAAAATTTTCAGTTCCAATCACCTGTGGCAGGTTGAGATCAAGAAAAGCATCCTCAACGATGAAGGGATATCCAGTGTTATCGTGAATAAGAAGGATTCAGCCTACCTGTTCGGTGAATACGAACTATATGTCAGCGTTGAAGACGCATTTATGGCCAAACAATATATCAGTAAAACCGAAAGTGAGTAA
- a CDS encoding phosphatidylserine decarboxylase family protein, with amino-acid sequence MAIHKEGYKIILTVLALLIIVLAVIEVLFPQQTLVHYILYAAALLFFIAVVRFFRDPVREVVPDDQLIISPADGIVVSIKEVEENEYFKDKRLKVSVFMSVFNVHVNWYPVSGKVKYLKYYPGKYLFAWNPKSSLNNERNTFVLENKLGKEVMVCQIAGGVARRIVYYTRLDKEVSQGEEIGIIKFGSRVDLFLPLNTKLCVSTRQRVRGGQSIIGRFT; translated from the coding sequence ATGGCAATTCATAAGGAAGGATATAAGATCATACTTACCGTTCTAGCCTTGCTTATTATCGTTTTAGCTGTCATTGAAGTGCTCTTTCCTCAACAGACTTTGGTACATTATATCCTATACGCCGCCGCTTTACTATTTTTCATCGCAGTTGTTCGGTTCTTCAGGGATCCTGTCCGTGAAGTTGTTCCTGATGATCAGCTGATCATCAGCCCTGCCGACGGTATTGTCGTATCCATCAAAGAAGTGGAAGAAAATGAATATTTTAAGGATAAACGTCTTAAAGTGTCCGTCTTTATGTCCGTCTTCAACGTGCATGTTAACTGGTATCCGGTATCAGGTAAAGTCAAGTATCTAAAATACTATCCTGGGAAATACCTTTTCGCCTGGAATCCAAAATCTTCACTCAATAATGAAAGGAATACGTTTGTACTGGAAAATAAATTGGGTAAGGAGGTCATGGTTTGCCAGATAGCGGGCGGTGTTGCGCGTAGGATCGTATATTATACACGGTTGGATAAAGAGGTGAGCCAGGGTGAAGAAATCGGCATCATTAAGTTTGGTTCCCGCGTCGACCTGTTCCTGCCACTGAATACAAAACTGTGTGTCAGCACACGACAGAGAGTCAGGGGAGGACAATCCATCATCGGCCGGTTTACCTGA
- a CDS encoding GYD domain-containing protein, translating into MPTYILLTKLSPEVLSQMKDRAKLGRNWLEQVRKKCPEVKFISHYAILGQYDFLDIYEAPNEEIATKVSMISQANGAFHAESLLAIPYKRFLELIKDI; encoded by the coding sequence ATGCCGACCTATATTTTGTTAACAAAATTATCGCCTGAAGTCCTGTCGCAAATGAAAGACAGGGCCAAGCTTGGCAGAAACTGGCTTGAACAGGTGAGAAAAAAATGTCCGGAAGTGAAATTCATATCACATTATGCCATTCTCGGCCAATACGATTTTCTGGATATTTATGAAGCACCCAATGAAGAAATTGCGACGAAAGTGTCGATGATCAGCCAGGCTAACGGAGCCTTTCATGCTGAAAGCCTCCTGGCTATACCCTATAAACGATTCCTGGAGCTGATAAAAGATATCTGA
- a CDS encoding type I restriction enzyme HsdR N-terminal domain-containing protein yields MIKLNLPSYQPRYQEFRDTQKIFDPVRKKYVLLTPEEWVRQHVLNYLLIYKKVPGSLIAVEKKLMINQILKRTDIVVYNNLTMPVMLVECKSPNVKINQDIFDQVVRYNLSLKVKYVMVTNGLEHYCCRMDYENQSWAYLTEIPDYSAW; encoded by the coding sequence ATGATTAAGCTGAATCTCCCCTCATATCAACCCAGATATCAGGAATTCAGGGATACACAGAAAATTTTCGACCCTGTCCGGAAAAAATATGTCCTTCTCACCCCGGAAGAATGGGTGAGGCAACATGTTCTGAATTACCTGCTCATTTATAAGAAAGTTCCCGGTTCCCTTATTGCCGTTGAAAAGAAATTGATGATAAACCAGATACTGAAACGAACCGACATCGTCGTTTACAATAATCTGACCATGCCGGTCATGCTGGTTGAATGCAAATCACCGAATGTAAAGATCAACCAGGATATATTTGATCAGGTTGTACGATACAATCTGTCGCTGAAGGTTAAATATGTCATGGTGACAAACGGCCTGGAACACTATTGTTGCAGGATGGATTACGAGAATCAATCCTGGGCATACCTTACCGAAATTCCCGATTATTCAGCCTGGTGA
- a CDS encoding DUF3822 family protein: MPDFFTEDFFFADETLNQENTETCRLSIQLCAEGLAFSILNPSANLFLAVAHHQFTPGYKKSYAEQITSCIQQNPWLSKSYEKVGIIAETLKSTLIPEPLYMEEKKLSYLTFNHDLLADEVVMADKLLNLQAYNIFALPNDLLHSLKELFPSSGIHHFSSSLIEILLMKFKNLDTEDTVFTYVRPSFFDVMYLRNQQLFFCNSFKYSTKEDLIYYLIFVFEQLKMNPEKVQLKIMGEISKEDAVFEMLFRYIRHIEFIDRNEDFVYSHVFDSLPKHSYYNLLNFHLCEL, encoded by the coding sequence ATGCCGGATTTTTTCACTGAAGATTTTTTCTTTGCTGATGAAACACTGAATCAGGAAAACACCGAAACATGCCGGTTGTCCATCCAGCTGTGTGCGGAGGGACTTGCTTTTTCTATCCTGAATCCTTCTGCCAACCTGTTTTTAGCTGTCGCCCATCATCAGTTTACACCGGGATATAAAAAGTCCTATGCGGAGCAAATCACCAGTTGTATACAGCAGAATCCATGGCTTTCAAAGTCTTATGAAAAGGTTGGGATCATTGCTGAAACCTTGAAATCAACACTGATTCCTGAACCCTTATACATGGAGGAAAAGAAACTGTCCTACCTTACCTTTAACCATGATCTCCTGGCTGACGAAGTAGTGATGGCTGATAAATTATTGAACCTCCAGGCTTATAATATATTTGCCTTGCCCAATGACCTTTTACATTCACTTAAGGAACTCTTCCCCTCCTCCGGCATTCATCACTTTTCGAGCTCGCTGATTGAGATCCTTCTCATGAAATTTAAAAACCTGGATACGGAAGATACTGTTTTTACCTATGTACGTCCATCTTTTTTTGATGTGATGTATCTGAGAAATCAACAGCTGTTTTTTTGCAATTCATTTAAATACAGTACCAAAGAGGATTTGATTTACTATCTCATTTTTGTTTTTGAACAATTGAAAATGAATCCCGAGAAGGTCCAGTTAAAGATTATGGGTGAAATTTCAAAAGAAGATGCTGTGTTTGAAATGCTGTTCAGATATATCCGTCATATTGAATTCATTGATAGGAATGAGGACTTTGTTTACAGCCATGTCTTTGACAGTTTGCCAAAACATAGTTACTATAATTTATTAAACTTTCATTTGTGCGAATTATAA
- a CDS encoding phosphatidate cytidylyltransferase — MSNFLIRTITGIIFVIVVVGSIIWKPYIFALLFLVITILGLLEFYRIISSDQVKVNKILGLAGGILMYVTCALVANMVADTRLLLINLPVLSVICIYELYRKSTAPFTNIGYTILGIFYIALPFSLFNFFFNPVLITGAFHYEIVLGFFAILWINDTGAYLSGMALGRHRLFERISPKKTWEGSIGGMIFSLITAWVLSHFYHILSPVQWQIYALIIIIFGTLGDLVESMLKRSLSLKDSGHILPGHGGILDRFDGVLIAIPISFIYLLYVLQII, encoded by the coding sequence GTGAGTAATTTTTTAATCAGAACCATTACAGGGATAATCTTCGTCATTGTTGTCGTTGGATCCATCATCTGGAAACCATACATCTTCGCCTTGCTTTTTCTGGTTATCACTATCCTCGGGCTACTGGAGTTTTACAGGATTATCAGCTCTGACCAGGTAAAAGTGAATAAAATTTTAGGATTGGCAGGAGGCATCCTGATGTATGTGACGTGTGCACTGGTAGCCAATATGGTCGCAGATACACGGCTACTCCTTATCAATTTGCCTGTGTTATCGGTCATCTGCATTTACGAACTCTACAGGAAATCTACCGCACCATTCACAAACATAGGCTATACTATTCTGGGTATTTTTTATATTGCATTACCATTTTCCCTCTTCAATTTCTTCTTTAATCCTGTGTTGATCACAGGAGCATTTCACTATGAAATTGTTTTGGGATTTTTTGCCATTCTCTGGATTAATGATACTGGGGCATATCTTTCAGGCATGGCACTGGGCCGTCACCGCTTATTTGAACGCATTTCTCCAAAAAAAACATGGGAAGGCAGCATCGGGGGAATGATTTTTAGTTTGATTACAGCCTGGGTTCTATCACATTTTTATCACATCCTATCGCCTGTACAATGGCAAATATATGCATTGATAATCATCATATTCGGAACACTTGGCGACCTTGTGGAATCCATGCTAAAACGCAGTCTCTCACTCAAAGATTCCGGTCATATCTTACCCGGCCACGGAGGAATTCTTGACCGTTTTGATGGTGTACTCATTGCGATTCCGATTTCATTTATATATTTGCTGTACGTTTTACAGATAATTTAA
- a CDS encoding Arc family DNA binding domain-containing protein produces the protein MSKKKAFVLRLDPELLKAIEKWSADEFRSTNGQMEWIISKALKEVRRYPKVAASDDNNEGAK, from the coding sequence ATGTCCAAGAAAAAAGCCTTTGTACTCAGACTGGATCCTGAATTATTAAAAGCCATTGAGAAATGGTCGGCCGATGAGTTCCGCAGTACCAACGGGCAAATGGAATGGATCATTTCCAAAGCATTAAAAGAAGTTCGAAGGTATCCAAAGGTTGCAGCTTCTGATGATAATAATGAGGGTGCCAAATGA
- the coaD gene encoding pantetheine-phosphate adenylyltransferase, whose product MKKIVVFPGSFDPITKGHENIIKRAVPLFDEIIIAVGENTEKSQYFPLKKRMLWIKKVFEKYPTISVTSYKGLTVTFCKKVKARYILRGLRTSADFEFERSIGQINKQIDPDIETVFLLTASEYTALNSSIVRDILRNGGDARPFVPEEVDFNDQ is encoded by the coding sequence ATGAAAAAAATCGTTGTCTTTCCAGGATCTTTTGATCCCATCACAAAAGGTCATGAAAACATCATTAAAAGGGCTGTTCCTCTTTTTGATGAAATCATCATCGCTGTCGGGGAAAATACCGAAAAGTCGCAGTACTTTCCTTTGAAAAAGAGAATGCTCTGGATTAAAAAAGTCTTTGAGAAATACCCGACCATTTCGGTTACAAGTTATAAAGGGCTGACAGTCACTTTCTGCAAAAAAGTAAAGGCCAGATATATTCTGCGTGGACTAAGGACATCTGCGGATTTTGAATTTGAGCGCAGTATCGGGCAGATCAATAAACAGATAGATCCTGATATCGAAACAGTATTTCTGCTGACGGCATCCGAATACACAGCATTGAATTCTTCCATTGTGAGGGACATATTGAGAAATGGAGGTGATGCGAGACCTTTCGTGCCAGAAGAGGTGGATTTCAATGATCAATGA
- the pyrE gene encoding orotate phosphoribosyltransferase — MDRRVDISTKVSGYLLQIKAVKLSLKEPFTWASGIKSPVYCDNRITLSYPKIRTYIRQSFVNVINEEFGTIDLIAGVATGAIAQGALVAQELGLPFVYVRSEKKTHGLSNVIEGHVESGQSVVVVEDLVSTGSSSLHAVQALREAGCSVKGMVAIFTYGLKKALDNFASENCKLITLTNYSDLIDKALEENYIRPDDLKTLKKWCEDPEKWGQPV; from the coding sequence ATGGACCGAAGAGTAGATATTTCCACTAAAGTAAGCGGCTACCTGCTGCAGATCAAGGCTGTTAAGCTGAGCCTAAAGGAGCCATTTACATGGGCCTCCGGAATCAAATCGCCTGTTTATTGCGATAACCGCATCACATTGTCATATCCGAAAATCAGGACATATATACGCCAATCGTTCGTTAACGTGATCAATGAAGAATTTGGAACCATCGACCTGATAGCGGGTGTAGCCACAGGTGCTATTGCCCAGGGTGCGCTGGTGGCGCAGGAACTGGGGCTGCCCTTTGTTTATGTGCGATCGGAGAAGAAAACGCATGGTCTCAGCAATGTCATTGAAGGTCATGTGGAATCCGGCCAGTCCGTCGTCGTCGTTGAAGACCTGGTATCTACCGGCAGCAGCAGCCTTCATGCTGTTCAGGCCCTGCGTGAGGCAGGCTGCAGCGTCAAAGGAATGGTCGCCATCTTTACTTATGGCCTTAAAAAAGCACTAGATAATTTTGCGAGCGAGAACTGCAAACTCATCACACTGACAAATTACAGTGATCTTATCGATAAAGCCCTGGAAGAAAATTACATCAGACCTGACGACCTGAAAACCCTAAAAAAATGGTGCGAGGATCCGGAAAAATGGGGACAGCCCGTATAG
- a CDS encoding LUD domain-containing protein, with product MEDSTSKEKVLKRIRNALITKTNNPFPSVDFESSVYNEIEESLDVAFAQEFISVSGKFVYCENERDLLDNLQFIVNEYKGKKVFCREDIIKGYLQKAEIPFSSEEEEFLSTSIGITGCEYLIARLGSVMISSRQQSGRRLHVYPEIHMIIAYSSQLVPDLKQAFHQMKARYGDKLPSLISVITGPSRTADIEKTLVMGAHGPRELYVFLVEDQQ from the coding sequence ATGGAAGATAGCACATCGAAAGAAAAAGTCCTCAAAAGGATTCGTAATGCACTGATTACGAAAACAAATAATCCATTTCCTTCGGTCGACTTTGAATCTTCGGTTTATAATGAAATTGAAGAATCACTCGATGTGGCTTTCGCCCAGGAATTTATCAGTGTATCCGGAAAGTTCGTGTATTGTGAAAATGAAAGGGATCTGCTGGACAATCTGCAGTTTATTGTTAATGAATATAAAGGGAAGAAGGTCTTTTGTCGCGAGGATATTATCAAAGGATATTTGCAGAAAGCTGAAATACCATTCAGTTCAGAGGAAGAGGAGTTTTTAAGTACCTCAATAGGTATCACAGGTTGTGAATATCTGATAGCCCGTCTGGGCAGTGTCATGATTTCTTCGCGGCAACAGTCCGGACGCCGGTTACATGTTTACCCGGAAATTCATATGATCATTGCCTATTCATCACAATTGGTGCCTGATCTTAAACAGGCCTTTCATCAGATGAAGGCCAGGTATGGCGACAAGCTGCCCTCCCTGATCTCCGTGATCACAGGCCCAAGCCGGACAGCAGATATTGAAAAAACTCTCGTTATGGGCGCTCATGGCCCACGCGAATTATACGTATTCCTGGTCGAAGACCAGCAATAA
- the rsfS gene encoding ribosome silencing factor, with protein MARGKKNNETGSLVEAVVEAIYKRKGRNILGLNLEKIPNAVCKYFIICDGTSITQVSAIAESIDGEVKKKLGVDPWHSEGYENAEWILLDYVDVVVHIFQEKTRSFYRLEELWADAKMKKYRSEE; from the coding sequence ATGGCCAGAGGCAAGAAAAATAATGAAACCGGAAGTTTAGTGGAAGCTGTTGTTGAAGCGATTTACAAAAGAAAAGGCCGGAATATCTTAGGCCTCAATCTTGAAAAGATTCCCAACGCTGTTTGCAAGTACTTCATCATTTGTGATGGCACATCCATAACGCAGGTATCTGCAATAGCCGAAAGCATCGATGGCGAAGTTAAAAAAAAACTTGGTGTCGATCCCTGGCACAGTGAAGGCTATGAAAACGCAGAATGGATATTGCTTGACTACGTGGATGTTGTCGTACATATCTTCCAGGAAAAGACCAGGTCTTTTTACCGGCTTGAAGAACTTTGGGCAGATGCAAAAATGAAAAAATACCGGTCTGAAGAGTGA
- a CDS encoding biotin--[acetyl-CoA-carboxylase] ligase: MESPKQVIGRKIFEIEEVDSTNRYALSLLEKELLTEGTVIVAGNQFAGKGQEQNIWESEVNMNLTFSIILYPTCIPAENQFLLNKVIALGLFDFTTRFINMSAIHIKWPNDLYIGDRKVAGILINNAIIGNTFLYAVAGIGYNINQLHFRGDAPNPVSLQMITGQHHDLNDCLELLCNDLNKRYMQLIHGELEKLDGDYLKHLYRYGRFHPYRYHERHIHAKITGMDEFGRLMIECSDGQKLTCHQKEIEFIFTGG, translated from the coding sequence ATGGAATCACCGAAACAAGTAATAGGCCGGAAAATCTTTGAAATTGAGGAGGTTGATTCGACCAACAGGTACGCCCTCTCTTTACTTGAAAAGGAGTTGCTAACCGAAGGGACTGTCATTGTTGCTGGAAATCAGTTTGCAGGTAAGGGGCAGGAACAGAATATCTGGGAAAGTGAAGTCAATATGAATCTGACATTCAGCATCATCCTGTATCCGACATGCATCCCTGCCGAAAACCAGTTCCTGTTGAATAAAGTCATAGCGCTTGGACTGTTTGATTTCACTACCCGTTTCATTAACATGTCGGCTATACATATCAAATGGCCCAATGACCTTTACATTGGCGACCGGAAGGTTGCCGGTATACTGATCAATAATGCCATCATTGGGAATACATTTCTTTATGCTGTCGCAGGCATCGGTTACAACATAAACCAATTACATTTCAGGGGTGATGCCCCCAATCCTGTGTCATTACAAATGATAACCGGCCAGCATCATGACCTGAACGACTGCCTGGAACTTTTGTGTAATGATCTGAATAAACGATATATGCAACTAATACATGGGGAGTTGGAAAAACTGGATGGTGACTATCTGAAGCATTTGTACCGTTATGGCCGTTTTCATCCATACCGTTACCATGAGAGGCACATTCATGCCAAAATTACAGGTATGGATGAGTTTGGACGGCTCATGATTGAATGCTCCGATGGTCAGAAACTTACCTGTCATCAGAAAGAAATTGAATTTATTTTTACCGGTGGTTAA
- the ftsH gene encoding ATP-dependent zinc metalloprotease FtsH, translated as MAEDNNPQGLQKNKSTKPKFSFYWIYAILAIIFFGTYFINFQGDAKEIDQGQLKKMLESQDVEKIVVINKEYAEIYIRKEKLNESPYKDLKSTGFRGPAYQYKYTFTSPETFEEFVLKTQETLPTPIYITNKTKRNWGGDILGWLLPIGLLLVAWIFIMRMMSRGAGGGGGQIFNIGKSKAKLFDRDTTVAINFNDVAGLEEAKVEVMEIVDFLKNPSRYTELGGKIPKGALLVGPPGTGKTLLAKAVAGEAKVPFFSISGSDFVEMFVGVGASRVRDLFKQAKEKAPCIIFIDEIDAIGRARGKNPITGGNDERESTLNQLLTEMDGFDTNTGVIILAATNRADILDRALLRAGRFDRQIYVELPDIKEREAIFKVHMKPLKLDDTAKVEFLAKQTPGFSGADIAAVCNESALIAARKGKKIIGKQDFLDAVDRIIGGLEKRNKIISPEEKKVIAFHESGHAAVSWLLEHAHPLVKVTIVPRGKALGAAWYLPEERQITTFEQMFDEMTAVLGGRASEEVHFGKVSTGALNDLEKVTRQAYNMVVYFGLNDKIGNISYYDSTGQQEYSFTKPYSEKTAEIIDHEVSKLVETAYRKAVELIRKNKVKVEKLGQVLLEKEVIFSEDLERIFGKRPWGKDTKELVNESVPKSESVNQPAEVPAESGKDEPSVSTTDTPL; from the coding sequence ATGGCAGAAGATAATAATCCGCAAGGTTTACAAAAAAATAAAAGCACCAAGCCGAAGTTCAGCTTTTATTGGATTTATGCCATACTGGCGATAATATTTTTTGGCACGTATTTCATCAATTTCCAGGGTGATGCCAAAGAGATTGACCAGGGCCAGCTGAAGAAGATGTTGGAAAGCCAGGATGTGGAAAAGATTGTGGTGATCAACAAGGAGTATGCTGAGATTTATATCAGGAAAGAAAAGCTGAATGAATCTCCATATAAGGATCTGAAATCCACCGGATTCAGAGGCCCGGCCTACCAGTATAAATATACATTCACCTCTCCTGAGACATTTGAGGAGTTTGTTCTTAAGACACAGGAAACCCTGCCAACCCCGATTTATATAACCAACAAGACCAAACGCAATTGGGGAGGCGATATACTCGGATGGTTGCTCCCTATTGGCCTGCTGCTCGTAGCATGGATATTCATCATGCGGATGATGAGCCGCGGAGCCGGTGGTGGAGGCGGCCAGATATTTAATATAGGCAAGTCCAAAGCGAAATTATTCGACAGGGATACCACCGTAGCTATTAATTTCAATGATGTTGCCGGACTGGAAGAGGCCAAAGTGGAGGTGATGGAAATAGTGGATTTTCTGAAAAATCCCTCAAGGTATACTGAGCTGGGGGGTAAAATTCCTAAAGGTGCTTTACTCGTTGGTCCTCCGGGGACGGGTAAAACCCTGCTGGCCAAAGCGGTGGCGGGAGAAGCCAAAGTGCCTTTTTTCTCCATTTCAGGTTCTGACTTTGTTGAAATGTTCGTTGGCGTCGGCGCATCGAGAGTCAGAGACCTCTTCAAGCAGGCAAAAGAAAAAGCGCCATGTATCATCTTCATTGACGAAATCGACGCCATAGGCAGAGCCCGCGGGAAAAATCCTATTACCGGCGGCAATGACGAGCGCGAAAGCACCCTGAATCAGCTCCTCACCGAAATGGATGGTTTTGACACCAACACGGGTGTCATCATTCTGGCTGCCACCAACCGCGCCGATATCCTTGACCGTGCCCTGCTCCGCGCCGGACGCTTCGACAGACAGATATACGTTGAACTGCCCGACATTAAGGAAAGGGAGGCAATCTTTAAAGTGCACATGAAACCTTTAAAGCTCGATGATACAGCGAAGGTAGAATTCTTGGCCAAGCAGACACCCGGATTTTCCGGTGCCGATATTGCCGCTGTATGTAATGAATCGGCATTGATTGCCGCACGCAAAGGTAAAAAGATCATCGGCAAACAGGATTTTCTCGATGCTGTTGACCGCATCATCGGTGGTCTTGAAAAACGTAACAAGATCATTTCACCGGAAGAGAAAAAGGTTATCGCCTTTCATGAATCAGGGCATGCGGCTGTGAGCTGGCTTCTGGAGCATGCTCACCCGCTGGTGAAAGTGACCATTGTCCCGCGTGGCAAAGCCCTTGGCGCTGCCTGGTACCTGCCCGAAGAACGCCAGATCACAACGTTTGAACAGATGTTCGATGAAATGACGGCCGTATTGGGCGGACGTGCATCTGAAGAGGTCCATTTCGGAAAAGTGTCAACAGGCGCTCTCAATGATCTCGAAAAAGTGACACGACAGGCATACAACATGGTGGTATACTTCGGCCTGAATGATAAAATCGGAAATATTTCCTATTATGATTCCACCGGTCAGCAGGAATATTCGTTTACTAAACCCTATAGCGAAAAAACTGCCGAAATCATCGACCACGAAGTCAGCAAGCTTGTCGAAACAGCCTATCGCAAAGCTGTTGAACTGATCAGGAAAAATAAAGTAAAGGTCGAAAAATTAGGACAGGTGCTTCTCGAAAAGGAAGTTATTTTCAGCGAAGACCTGGAACGGATTTTCGGAAAACGGCCCTGGGGAAAGGATACAAAAGAGCTTGTAAATGAATCTGTTCCGAAAAGTGAATCGGTGAACCAACCTGCAGAAGTACCTGCAGAATCCGGAAAAGATGAACCCTCAGTGAGCACCACTGACACCCCACTATAA